The following are from one region of the Macaca thibetana thibetana isolate TM-01 chromosome 2, ASM2454274v1, whole genome shotgun sequence genome:
- the P2RY13 gene encoding P2Y purinoceptor 13 — protein MTAARRRHRELSILPKVTLEAMNTTVMQGFNRSERCPRDTRIVQLVFPALYTVVFFTGILLNTLALWVFVHIPSSSTFIIYLKNTLVADLIMTLTLPFKILSDSHLAPWQLRAFVCRLSSVIFYETMYVGIVLLGLIAFDRFLKIIRPLRNIFLKKTVFAKTVSVFIWSFFFFISLPNMILSNKEATPSSVKKCASLKGPLGLKWHQIVNNISQFIFWTVFVLMLVFYVVIAKKVYDSYRKSKSKDRKNNKKLEGKVFVVVAVFFVCFAPFHFTRVPYTYSQTNNKTDCRLQNQLFIAKETTLFLAATNICMDPLIYIFLCKKFTEKLPCMRGRKTIASSQENHSSQTDNITLG, from the exons ATGACTGCCGCAAGAAGAAGACACAGAGAACTGAGTATCCTCCCAAAG GTGACGTTGGAAGCAATGAACACCACAGTGATGCAAGGTTTTAACAGATCTGAGCGGTGCCCCAGAGACACTCGGATAGTACAGCTGGTATTCCCAGCCCTCTATACAGTGGTTTTCTTCACTGGCATCCTGCTGAACACTTTGGCTCTGTGGGTGTTCGTTCACATCCCCAGCTCCTCCACCTTCATCATCTACCTCAAAAACACTTTGGTGGCCGACTTGATAATGACACTCACGCTTCCTTTCAAAATCCTCTCTGACTCACACCTGGCACCCTGGCAGCTCAGAGCTTTTGTGTGTCGTCTCTCTTCGGTGATATTTTATGAGACCATGTATGTGGGCATCGTGCTGTTAGGTCTCATAGCCTTTGACAGATTCCTCAAGATCATCAGAcctttgagaaatattttcctaaaaaaaacGGTTTTTGCAAAAACGGTCTCAGTCTTCATctggtccttttttttcttcatctccctgCCAAATATGATCTTGAGCAACAAGGAAGCAACACCATCGTCTGTGAAAAAGTGTGCTTCCTTAAAGGGGCCTCTGGGGCTGAAATGGCATCAAATAGTAAATAACATATCCCAGTTTATTTTCTGGACTGTTTTTGTCCTAATGCTTGTGTTTTATGTGGTTATTGCAAAAAAAGTATACGATTCTTATAGAAAGTCCAAAAGTAAGgacagaaaaaacaacaaaaagctggAAGGCAAAGTATTTGTTGTCGTGGCTGTCTTCTTTGTGTGTTTTGCTCCATTTCATTTTACCAGAGTTCCATATACTTATAGTCAAACCAACAATAAGACTGACTGTAGACTGCAAAATCAACTATTTATTGCTAAAGAAACAACTCTCTTTTTGGCAGCAACTAACATTTGTATGGATCCCTTAATATACATATTCTTATgtaaaaaattcacagaaaagcTACCATGTATGCGAGGGAGAAAGACCATAGCATCAAGCCAAGAAAATCATAGCAGTCAGACAGACAATATAACCTTAGGTTGA
- the P2RY12 gene encoding P2Y purinoceptor 12, giving the protein MQAIDNLTSAPGNTSLCTRDYKITQVLFPLLYTVLFFVGLITNSLAMRIFFQIRSKSNFIIFLKNTVISDLLMILTFPFKILSDAKLGTGPLRTFVCQVTSVIFYFTMYISISFLGLITIDRYQKTTRPFKTSNPKNLLGAKILSVLIWAFMFLLSLPNMILTNRRPRDKNVKKCSFLKSEFGLVWHEIVNYICQVIFWINFLIVIVCYTLITKELYRSYVRTRGVGKVPRKKVNVKVFIIIAVFFICFVPFHFARIPYTLSQTRDVFDCAAENTLFYVKESTLWLTSLNACLDPFIYFFLCKSFRNSLISMLKCPNSATSQSQDNRKKEQDGGDPNEETPM; this is encoded by the coding sequence ATGCAAGCCATCGACAACCTCACGTCTGCGCCTGGGAACACCAGTCTGTGCACCAGAGACTACAAAATCACCCAGGTCCTCTTCCCACTGCTCTACACTGTCCTGTTTTTTGTTGGACTCATCACAAATAGCCTGGCGATGAGGATTTTCTTTCAAATTCGGAGTAAatcaaactttattatttttcttaagaacaCAGTCATTTCCGATCTTCTCATGATTCTGACTTTTCCATTCAAAATTCTTAGTGATGCCAAACTGGGAACAGGACCACTGAGAACTTTTGTGTGTCAAGTTACCTCCgtcatattttatttcacaatgtatatcagtatttcattcctggGACTGATAACTATCGATCGCTACCAGAAGACCACCAGGCCATTTAAAACATCCAACCCCAAAAATCTCTTGGGGGCTAAGATTCTCTCTGTTCTCATCTGGGCATTCATGTTCTTACTCTCTTTGCCTAACATGATTCTGACCAACAGGCGGCCAAGAgacaagaatgtgaagaaatgcTCTTTCCTTAAATCAGAGTTCGGCCTAGTCTGGCATGAAATAGTAAATTACATCTGTCAAGTCATTTTCTGGATTAATTTCTTAATTGTCATTGTATGTTACACACTCATTACAAAAGAACTGTACCGGTCATATGTAAGAACAAGGGGTGTAGGTAAAGTCCCCAGGAAAAAGGTGAACGTCAAAGTTTTCATTATCATTGCTGtattctttatttgttttgttcctttccattttgCCCGAATTCCTTATACCCTGAGCCAAACCCGGGATGTCTTTGACTGCGCCGCTGAAAATACTCTGTTCTATGTGAAAGAGAGTACTCTGTGGTTAACTTCCTTAAATGCATGCCTGGATCCGttcatctattttttcctttgcaaGTCCTTCAGAAATTCCTTGATAAGTATGCTGAAGTGCCCCAATTCTGCAACATCTCAGTCCCAGGACAAtaggaaaaaagaacaggatggtGGTGACCCAAATGAAGAGACTCCAATGTAA